In Leifsonia sp. PS1209, the genomic stretch GTGATCATCACCGTGAGGCTGTGCGAGACGATGTCGTGCATCTCCCTGGCGATCCTGTTGCGTTCGGCCGTCGCGGCGATCACCGCCTGCTGGTCGCGCTCGCGGGCCAGCTGCTGCGCCCGGTCGATGAGGGCGACGAGGTAGCGGCGCCGGTTGCCGATGTTGATGCCGACCAGCACGAAGAACAGTGCGAGGGAGACGATCACGATCGCCGACGGCACGACGGCGCTGTCGAACGGGTGGAAGATCGCTGCGTGCGCCACGAAGGCCGAGAAGGTCAGCGTGGCGATGGCGAGGCCGGAGAGCACCGCGAACCCGATCCAGGCCGCGCGGGCGGAGCGGTAGACCGCGAGGGCGTACAGCGCGTAGAAGGCGGGCACGGGGTCGATCTCGTGGCCGAGGAAGACGGTGATCGCCATGACGGCGGCGCCCACCGCGAACACCGCCACCGGGTTGTGCCTGCGGAGGAACAGGGCTGCGCCGGCGACGGCGGCCAGCCCGACGTACACGCCGAGCTGCCAGCTCGGCTCCACGACCATCCCGATCACGCCGGCGAGCAGCGACGGGAGGAGGTAGCTCGCTGCGACGATGCTGTCGACGACCACCGGATGCGCGGCCATCGTGCGCCGGATGACCCCCGGGGGCCTCGGAAGCTGCAGATCACCCCCGGCCGGAGAGGTCCGGCCGGGGGTGAGCTGTTCGTCTGTCATGCGGAGCGGGAGTGCGGCGCGTTACGCGTCGCGGCGCTTGAGGATGATCGCGCCGATGACGAACGACACGGCGGTCCAGGCGAGCACGATGAGCACGTTCGCCCACG encodes the following:
- a CDS encoding histidine kinase, which translates into the protein MTDEQLTPGRTSPAGGDLQLPRPPGVIRRTMAAHPVVVDSIVAASYLLPSLLAGVIGMVVEPSWQLGVYVGLAAVAGAALFLRRHNPVAVFAVGAAVMAITVFLGHEIDPVPAFYALYALAVYRSARAAWIGFAVLSGLAIATLTFSAFVAHAAIFHPFDSAVVPSAIVIVSLALFFVLVGINIGNRRRYLVALIDRAQQLARERDQQAVIAATAERNRIAREMHDIVSHSLTVMITLADGSAGLAAISPERSADAMRMVAETGRGALGDMRRLLGVLRATDGDGDERAPQPGVSELSELVERFRAAGLPVRVTVDGVAPTDTGQQLTVFRVVQEALTNALRYAALATTVEVRIRFGTETIEITVDDDAAVHGALGQGSGRGLLGLSERVALYGGRLEAGPKPGGGWRLRAILEAIPPSPTQTPPPTQTPPPTQTPAQTTTTSPTTTPEENTP